The sequence GATGCGCATTTTCGCCGGCGAGTGGGTCAAGAGCGTGCTCACGCGGCTGGGGATGAAAGAAGGAGAAGCGATTGAAAGCCGCATGGTCAGTCGGCGGATCGAAGGTGCGCAAAAGAAAGTCGAAGAGCGCAATTTCGACATTCGCAAGAACCTGCTCGAGTACGACGAGGTGATGGACGAGCAACGGAAGCGCGTGTACAGCTATCGCCAAAATATCCTCGACGGCGGCACTTGCAAACGGTTGATTTTGGAAATGATCGATCGGCAGATCGAACAGAATATCGACGTATTTCTGCAAAAGGATTATGGCGCTGAAACCTTTGCCAAGTGGGCCGGCAGTTTGCTCTCGGTCGAACTCGACGCGCGCGAGTTTCGCGGGCTCGATTTCGGCGCAGCCGAGCGTGAGGCGAAGGACCAGGCCGAGCGCATGGCCGAATCGCAAGTGTTCGAGGCGATTGAAGAGAACCTGCCTGAAGGAGAAGAGGAGGACTGGAACTGGGAGGCCCTTGCCAAGTTTGCCAACGTTCGGTGGAGCACGAACTTGCGCGATCGCGATTTGAAGAAAGTCGGCCGCGACGGCGTTTCGGAATTGCTCATCGAACAGGGCAAAGAAGCGATCAACAAGATCGATCTGACCGAAGGTCAGCGGTTCTTGGAGCCCGATTTCGGCATGCGCACGGCATGCGCATGGGTGCAATATAAATTTGGCATCCCCCTGGATTTCCAGGCGATCCGCACGCTGGAGCTGCAAGACTTCAAAGACTCGATTCGCCAGAAAACGAGCGAAGTCTACGATGAAAAGGAAGCCGCGTATCCGGTGATGGCCGGCTTTTACCGCTTCACGCATCGCGACCTTGCTGGACAGAAGCACTACGACCGCACTCAGATGGTCACGTGGGCGCGCGAGCGTTTCCATGTCGATCTGTCGTTCGACGACTTCAAGAACAAATCGCAAGACGACATTCGGCCGATCTTGGTGGCTCACAGCCGCGAATCGTTGCGCCGAGCCGCCGGCGTGCGAGCCGAACTGGAGCGGCTGATTGAAGACGCGTTTGCCAACACTGGCGCCGATCACGCCGCGAACGGCGCGGCGGCAAGAGTCGTCGCGGGCAGCACGACTGCGACAAGCTCGCTACAGACGTTGATCGACCAATTGAAATCGCTCGACTCGGAAGTCACCGACGACGAAATCAAGCAGTCGAACCGAGAGCAATTGCAGCGATTGATGTCGCTGGTGGCGGACGAGCATTTCCGCCCCGAAATGCGCCGCATGGAGCGCGCGCTCGTGTTGCAAATTCTCGACACGGCTTGGAAGGATCACTTGCTGGCGATGGATCATTTGCGCTCGAGCGTCAACTTGCGCGGCTATGCTCAGGTCGATCCAAAAGTGGAATACAAGCGCGAAGGCATGAAGCTATTTGAAGCGATGTGGCTCAGCATCGGCGACCGCGTGACCGACTTATTCTTTAAGATGGAACAGCTCGACGAAAGCTTCGTCGGCTCGACCTGGAAGGAAACCGCCGCGATTCACGAGGAAGCTCCGTCTCAATCGGACATCGGCCAGCAGCAACAATCGGCCATCGACAATTCGCAGAATCAGGCTCAAAAAATCGAGCCGATCCGCAACCGCGGCGAAAAAATTGGCCGCAACGATCCTTGCCCTTGCAATAGCGGCAAGAAATATAAGAACTGCTGCATGCGCAAAGGTGGCGGGGGAATCGCTGCGTCGATTATGTAGCAAAGATGGGATCGCAACTTGACGGACTCGATGGATTGTTGCGATGAATGTTCCCAATGCCGAACAAGCAATAATTCCGCTGGAGAAACTAACCGATTCCCTCCTGAATCTCGATCATATCGACGGGGGCCCAAAGGCACGGTGGCTGCTGAGCGCTGGATTCGCAGCAGCGAATCCAGTAGAACTCGATCGAGCTTTGCGAGATCAGCATCTGACTCAAGAATGTCATTTTGGAAAACCGTCGTCGTTTAGTGTAAAAAACCAGGTGACCGCGCTGCTGACGGGCAGGACTGGATTCATGAACGCGACGTCCATCTGGATGGTGCTGCACGGCAAAATGATTCCACGACTTGTCACTGTGGTGCCGGGGAAAAAGTCATGAACCTTGAACTTTTTGGCCGCGCAATTTTGAACCGCGATGTTCCGGATGCAGGATTAAGATACGGAGATGTAGACACGATTGTCGAGGTTTATCGCGATTCATCGGACCGGCCGATTGGTTACGAATTGGAGTTGTTTTCGGCGACGGATGAGACGCTGGCCGTGGTTTCAGTGCCCGCCGATGCGTTGCGCGAGCCAACCGCCGCGGATCGCCTAGCCTCGCGAGTTGCATAGCCGCCACGTATCACTCGGGAATGGAGTCCCGCGATGCCATATTTGCTGAATTTCTTCTATCTGCTGCTGATCGTCGTGGCAACGCCGTGGCTTATATTTCAGGCGATCGCGAAAGGCAAGTATCGCGAAGGCTTGGCGGCGAAGTTCCTGGGCAGCGGGCCGCAGCGAACGTCGAATCGGCCCTGTATTTGGTTGCACGCCGTCAGCGTCGGCGAAGTGAACTTGCTCGGCGTGATGCTCAAGGAAGTAGCCCGCCAGCGGCCCGACACGGAGTGTGTGATCTCGACTACAACGATGACCGGATTTGCGCTGGCCAAACAAAAATATAGCCAATACACGGTGTTTTATTGTCCGCTCGATTTCACTTGGGCCGCGCGGCGTGCGATGCGGCGAATTCGCCCTGACCTATTGCTGCTCGCTGAACTCGAATTGTGGCCCAACTTAGTCCGCGCCGCGAAGCGGCAGGGGGCTCGAGTCGCGATTTTCAACGGCCGGCTGAGCGAAAATAGTTTCCGCGGCTATCGTCGAATTCGCTGGCTGCTCCAGCGTGTGCTGAAGCAGGTCGATGTCATTGCCGTGCAGAACGAGGAATATGCCGAGCGATTTATCGCGATCGGCGCAGCGAGAGAAAAGGTCCACACGACGGGTTCGCTGAAATTTGACGGCGCCCAAGTGGATCGTCTGAACCCGAAAACGCAGCAACTCGCCAAGCTTGCGAGTATCGCATTGGACGACATCGTCTTCCTTGCCGGCAGTACTCAAGAGCCGGAAGAGCGGCTCGCCCTCGATGCATTCGCCGCGCTGGCCGCCAAACATCCGCGATTGAAACTGATCGTCGTGCCGCGGCATCCCCATCGGTTCGATGAAGTCGCGGCGCTACTAAACCGCAGCGGTCTGCCCTGGCAACGGCGATCGAGTCTCGACAAGAGTCAGGAATCAGGAACCGGGAAACAAAACCTTCCGCTTTGCCGCATCCTTCTCATCGACACCGTCGGCGAACTTGGCGCTTGGTGGGGAGCCGCGACGATTGGCTTCGTCGGCGGCAGTTTGTTCTCCAGCCGCGGAGGGCAGAATATGATCGAACCGGCGGCATACGGCGCAGCAGTCAGCTTTGGACCCAACACACAAAACTTCCGCGATGTGGTGGCGATGCTGCTCGGCGCAAATGCCGCGGTGCGCGTCAAGAGCGGCGACGAACTCACCGGTTTTATCGAGTGTTGTTTGGAGGAACCCGACTATGCCCGCCGACTGGGCGAGCGGGCCAAGGCGATTGTCCAAGCACAGCAAGGGGCGACGCATCGCACCTGGAACCTCATCGAACCGTTGCTTGCCACGGATAAAACCGAGCCGCAGGCCCAGCGAAACGCCGCGTAGTTTATGGGGTCGAGAGTTCGCAATTGGATAAAATTCGCGGTCGTTCGCCGATTGCAATCTATGCTGGCAGGTTTCTATAATGTAGGGCTACATCCAAAGACATTCCTTAGATTTTAGGAGTCTCCTGTGGCATCCGGCAAAATGTTGTTTACCAGCGAATCGGTCAGCATGGGGCACCCCGACAAATTGGCCGATCAAATCTCCGACGGCATTCTCGACGCCCTGATTGCTCAGGATCAATACAGCCGCGTCGCCTGCGAAACGCTTGTTACGACGGGGCTGGCGATGGTCGCTGGTGAAATCACCACGAAGGCCAAAGTCGACTATCGCGAAATCGTCCGACAAGTCATTCGCGATGTCGGCTACACCGACGACCAGATGGGCATCTGCGGCGATACCTGTGCCGTGCTGCTATCGATCGGCACGCAAAGTCCTGACATCGCTCAAGGGGTGAATGAGGACTCAGCCAAGGGGAAAGACATTGGCGCTGGCGACCAAGGCCTGATGTTCGGCTATGCCTGTAATCACACGCCGGAACTCATGCCGCTGCCGATTGCGCTGTCGCACCGCATTTTGAATCGATTGACGGAGCTACGACAAAAAGGCGATGTCGATTGGCTGCGACCCGATAGCAAGAGCCAGGTGACCGTTGAATTCGATGGTCCTCGTGCCGTGCGAATCGACACCGTCGTTGTCTCTACTCAACACGCTCCCCACGTATCGCACCAAGAGATTCGCGATTACATTGTCAACCACGTCATTACGCCCTGCCTGCCCGATGACTTGGCCAACGGCGACATTACCTTTCACGTGAACCCCACGGGTCGCTTCGTCGTCGGCGGGCCGCAAGGAGATGCGGGCCTGACCGGCCGCAAGATCATCGTCGATACCTACGGCGGTTGGGGCCGCCACGGCGGAGGCGCATTCAGCGGCAAAGATCCGACCAAAGTCGATCGCAGCGCCGCTTACATGGCTCGGCATGTCGCGAAAAATATTGTGGCGGCAGGTCTAGCTGACCGCTGCGAGGTGCAATTGGCCTACGCCATCGGCGTCTCGCAACCCATTAGCGTTTGCGTCGATACGGACGGAAGCGGCCGCGTGGAAGACGAACGCATTTGCGAAATTGTCCGCGAGACTTTCCCGCTCTCACCGAGCGGCATTATCCAATACCTCGACCTCCGCCGGCCGATCTATCGCAAGACAGCCGCTGGCGGGCACTTTGGCCGCGACGACAAAGACTTTACCTGGGAAAGTACGCATCGGGCTGCTGAATTAGCAGAAGCGGCCGGCGTGGCTGCAATGGCCTAAACCCAAGCGGCGCGGTGGAGTCGGTCGGCCGAGCAGCAATCGTGAGGATTCCACGCATGGAAGCGGCGACGGTGAACGTGACGGCTGGCCATTCGCTTGGCGCGGCAATCCCTACTGCGCTGTTCCGCCGCTGGCTTGTCATCGGCCTAACTTCGCTGACGGCGCTGGCAGCGATTGTGCTCGCGACCCGTCGCCTTGAGGGCGCGCTGATCGAGCCACTTTCCGCCGCGGTTTTTATCGCAACGGGGATTGCGGCGGTCGGCGCGACAATACTTGCTCGGTCGCTGGCTCCAACGGTGGCACAAACGTGGCTGCTGACCGTCGCACTGGTGCTGTTGGCTTGGTCGCTATCCTTGCCCCATAGTTCGTCGGTTGGGTTGATCGTGCTGTGGCTGGCCATTCTCGGTGAAGAAACTTGGGCCTGGAAGCCGCAGCGCATCAAGCCGATCCGTCGCATCGATGTTGCCTGGCGCCATACGCTTGCCGGATCGCCGAGTCGGCGTGCCGCATCGCCGTCGTTCGTCGAAGACGAAGTTGTCGATCCGGCAGATGTTTCCAGCGACGAATCCGAACCGACCGACTGGGCGGACTTGGGCCTTCAGCAACGAATGAACTACCGCCGCAGCGCCGACGGAGTGTCGATCGACGGTTGGTTGCGGGCGGAATTTCTTGCCGGTCAACGCACGATCACGCTTCATGCGGCGTTTTGCCCGGCGTTTTCCCGGCCGCCACAAGTGCAATTCGAACTGCTGGATGGATCCGATTGCGAAATTCGCTCGACTCAAATACTCCCCTGGGGCATTCGCTGGGAAGTAAAATTAGATCGAACCGCTCAAGAATCCACCACTGTCGTTCTCGGCTTTTTCGCGTCCGAATCCGCTGACTCCTGATCCTCAAACCCTAACACTTGCCCCATGGCTCGCTGGCCTCGCCACGTTTGGACGACTATTTTCACCTACGGCACAATCTTTGTATTGTTCCCGCTCCTTGCACTGCTCGCGTATGCTTGGGTGCGAGGGTGGTTGTGATGCGAGCGATGGGCGATGAATGATGAGCGATGAACGAGATCGCGCCGACATCGAATCGCTGCTCGCCGCACATGGACAGCAGCACCTGTTGGCGTTTTGGGCCGAATTGGACGCCAGCCAGCGCCAGCAATTGATCGGCCAAATTCGCTTGGCCCACGTCGAACAAATTGGCTTGCGGCATCGCGCAGCGCGTCGATCCAACGATTGGTCGGCGCTGGCTCGCCGCGCCACCCCTCCGGTGGCGTTTCGATTGAACGGTGCGAGCGAAATCTCCATCGACGCCGCCCGCACCGCAGGCGACGCGGCCTTGCGACGCGGCGAAATCGGCGCGATTCTCGTTGCCGGCGGTCAAGGGACTCGGCTCGGTTTTGCCCAGCCAAAGGGCAAGTATTCGATCGGACCGGTCTCCGGCGCATCGCTGTTTCAGATTCTGTTCGAGAAGTTGCTCGCCGTGGGACGACGATACGAAATTCCCGTGCCACTGTATGTGATGACCAGTGACGCTACGCATGCTGCCACCGAGGACTACCTGGAGGCACAGCGGTATTTTGGCCTCGAAACGAACTGCGTATGTTTATTTTGTCAGGGTGTGATGCCGGCCGTCGATGCGACCACCGGCAAGATCCTGCTGTCGTCCAAGAGTTCACTCGCCCTCAGTCCCGACGGTCACGGCGGAATGCTAGCGGCACTGGCCAACGCCGATTGCCTCGCCGATATGCAATGGCGAGGGATCAAATACCTATTTTACTTCCAGGTGGATAACCCGCTCGTCGAAATGTGCGATCCGGCGCTGATCGGCTATCACATTCTATCTGGCTCGGAAATGTCCACGGCGGCGGTGGCCAAGCGCGATGCGGACGAGCGGCTTGGCAATATTGTCACGATCGACGGCCGCACGCGGATCATCGAATACAGCGATTTGCCGGAGGACGTGGCCAAGCAACAAAACCTCGACGGCTCGCTGCGGTTTTGGGCGGGAAATACGGCCGTGCATGTATTCGACGTGGCGTTTCTCGATCGGTGCAGCCGCAGCGACGACGCCCTGCCGTTTCACACAGCCTGTAAAAAAGTGTCCTGTATCGACGAACTCGGCAATCGCGTGGAGTCCTCCGAGCCGAACGCCATCAAGTTCGAGCGGTTTATTTTCGATTTGCTACCGGCCGCCGAACGAGCGATTGTGGTCGAGGCGGACGCCGCCCGCACGTTTGCGCCAGTGAAAAACGCTCCGGGGGAAAAACGCGACTCGCCCGACACTTGTCGAGCCGCAATGATCGCTCTGCATCGCGAATGGCTCGAATCCGCCGGGGCGAAAGTGGCCCTCGGAACACCCGTCGAAATCAGCCCACTTTTTGCACTGGACGCAGCCGAGGCGAGAGCGAAAATCGAGCCTGGTATCGTGTTCGACAAGCCGACCTACCTTCGGTAGGCCGCTTGGCGAATGCATGTGAGTTCTACCTGAACCTAAAACCTAAAACCCCGAACCCTTTCACATGCTTCACATCGTCATCATGGCAGGCGGCGCAGGAACGCGGTTTTGGCCTGAAAGTCGCGTCGCACGGCCGAAGCAACTGTTGCCGCTGGCCGGCCCGCGCAGCATGCTGCAGATGACCGTCGATCGGCTCGGTGATTTGGCAGGAAAGCAAAATCTCTGGCTGCTCACGGCGGAAAAACTGGTAAACGCCGCGACCGAGCAATTGCCTGCGATTCCCAAGTCGCAAATCATCGGCGAACCTTGCAAGCGCGACACGGCCCCTGCAATCGGCTTGGCGGCGCTGCTGCTGAGCCGCGTCGATCCACAAGCGACAATGGTAATGCTCGCGGCCGACCATGTCATTCGCCCGGCAGAGAAGTTTCAGCAAGCGATTCTCGCCGCCGCTGCGCTGGTTGACGAATCGCCGCAGCGAATCGCCACCTTCGGTATCAAGCCGACCTACGCCGCCACGACATTTGGCTACATCGAGCGCAGGGAGGCTCTTCCACTTCCCAAGCCAGTTGTCGCCGCAGATTTTCACGCTTACCGCGTCGCTCGCTTCCGCGAAAAGCCGCCCGCCGCAGTCGCCGAAGAGTACGTCGCCAGCGGGAAATTCTACTGGAACAGTGGCATATTCATCTGGCGGGTCGCCACGATCATCGAGGCCCTCGACAAGCATCAGCCCGAGATGATGACTCATCTGCGGACAATCGTCGATTCACAAAGTCAGCCTAACGCCGGCGAGGTTTTTCGGCGAGAGTTTGCCGCCATCCGCAGGATTTCGATCGACTATGCCGTCATGGAGCACGCCGCTGACGTGGCCGTGATCGAAGCCCCGTTCGCCTGGGACGATGTCGGCACCTGGCAAGCCTCCGCACGGCTCTCCCCCGCCGATGGTGAGGGCAACACCGTGACCGGCAAGCATCTCGGCATTGATACGCACGGCTCGATTATCCGCACCCGCGGCGACCATTTGATCGCCACTGTCGGCGTGAATGATCTCATCATCGTCCACACCCCCGATGCGACATTGGTCGCCAATCGCCA comes from Pirellulales bacterium and encodes:
- a CDS encoding DUF4926 domain-containing protein; translated protein: MNLELFGRAILNRDVPDAGLRYGDVDTIVEVYRDSSDRPIGYELELFSATDETLAVVSVPADALREPTAADRLASRVA
- a CDS encoding 3-deoxy-D-manno-octulosonic acid transferase; this encodes MPYLLNFFYLLLIVVATPWLIFQAIAKGKYREGLAAKFLGSGPQRTSNRPCIWLHAVSVGEVNLLGVMLKEVARQRPDTECVISTTTMTGFALAKQKYSQYTVFYCPLDFTWAARRAMRRIRPDLLLLAELELWPNLVRAAKRQGARVAIFNGRLSENSFRGYRRIRWLLQRVLKQVDVIAVQNEEYAERFIAIGAAREKVHTTGSLKFDGAQVDRLNPKTQQLAKLASIALDDIVFLAGSTQEPEERLALDAFAALAAKHPRLKLIVVPRHPHRFDEVAALLNRSGLPWQRRSSLDKSQESGTGKQNLPLCRILLIDTVGELGAWWGAATIGFVGGSLFSSRGGQNMIEPAAYGAAVSFGPNTQNFRDVVAMLLGANAAVRVKSGDELTGFIECCLEEPDYARRLGERAKAIVQAQQGATHRTWNLIEPLLATDKTEPQAQRNAA
- a CDS encoding methionine adenosyltransferase, which translates into the protein MASGKMLFTSESVSMGHPDKLADQISDGILDALIAQDQYSRVACETLVTTGLAMVAGEITTKAKVDYREIVRQVIRDVGYTDDQMGICGDTCAVLLSIGTQSPDIAQGVNEDSAKGKDIGAGDQGLMFGYACNHTPELMPLPIALSHRILNRLTELRQKGDVDWLRPDSKSQVTVEFDGPRAVRIDTVVVSTQHAPHVSHQEIRDYIVNHVITPCLPDDLANGDITFHVNPTGRFVVGGPQGDAGLTGRKIIVDTYGGWGRHGGGAFSGKDPTKVDRSAAYMARHVAKNIVAAGLADRCEVQLAYAIGVSQPISVCVDTDGSGRVEDERICEIVRETFPLSPSGIIQYLDLRRPIYRKTAAGGHFGRDDKDFTWESTHRAAELAEAAGVAAMA
- a CDS encoding UTP--glucose-1-phosphate uridylyltransferase, with amino-acid sequence MMSDERDRADIESLLAAHGQQHLLAFWAELDASQRQQLIGQIRLAHVEQIGLRHRAARRSNDWSALARRATPPVAFRLNGASEISIDAARTAGDAALRRGEIGAILVAGGQGTRLGFAQPKGKYSIGPVSGASLFQILFEKLLAVGRRYEIPVPLYVMTSDATHAATEDYLEAQRYFGLETNCVCLFCQGVMPAVDATTGKILLSSKSSLALSPDGHGGMLAALANADCLADMQWRGIKYLFYFQVDNPLVEMCDPALIGYHILSGSEMSTAAVAKRDADERLGNIVTIDGRTRIIEYSDLPEDVAKQQNLDGSLRFWAGNTAVHVFDVAFLDRCSRSDDALPFHTACKKVSCIDELGNRVESSEPNAIKFERFIFDLLPAAERAIVVEADAARTFAPVKNAPGEKRDSPDTCRAAMIALHREWLESAGAKVALGTPVEISPLFALDAAEARAKIEPGIVFDKPTYLR
- a CDS encoding mannose-1-phosphate guanylyltransferase — encoded protein: MLHIVIMAGGAGTRFWPESRVARPKQLLPLAGPRSMLQMTVDRLGDLAGKQNLWLLTAEKLVNAATEQLPAIPKSQIIGEPCKRDTAPAIGLAALLLSRVDPQATMVMLAADHVIRPAEKFQQAILAAAALVDESPQRIATFGIKPTYAATTFGYIERREALPLPKPVVAADFHAYRVARFREKPPAAVAEEYVASGKFYWNSGIFIWRVATIIEALDKHQPEMMTHLRTIVDSQSQPNAGEVFRREFAAIRRISIDYAVMEHAADVAVIEAPFAWDDVGTWQASARLSPADGEGNTVTGKHLGIDTHGSIIRTRGDHLIATVGVNDLIIVHTPDATLVANRHDEESIRKIVKLLEERGWTEYL